A single Tachypleus tridentatus isolate NWPU-2018 chromosome 9, ASM421037v1, whole genome shotgun sequence DNA region contains:
- the LOC143226848 gene encoding flavin reductase (NADPH)-like: MMNVLKESDREWVALFPPHITNEPATKNYILKKDTSVGHAISKFDLGEIMIKCLLMDDYIGHTVGMGYPQV; the protein is encoded by the exons ATGATGAACGTGCTAAAGGAAAGTGACAGAGAATGGGTGGCGTTATTTCCTCCCCATATCACAA ATGAACCTGCTACCAAGAATTATATTCTGAAGAAAGACACCAGTGTAGGACATGCCATTTCCAAGTTTGATCTTGGAGAGATCATGATTAAGTGTTTGTTGATGGATGACTATATAGGTCATACTGTGGGAATGGGGTATCCTCAAGTTTAA
- the LOC143226842 gene encoding uncharacterized protein LOC143226842 isoform X2 codes for MNVKTKTEYQRDIESRLGRTSDIKTSVNTCYGSQVPGYHVIKQKGHKEDIKSLNNSISGETKLSENNLTTCNMYQSYDKLYRCGKTFDKLTQQKRIQSGEKSYHCTVCGKQFGRNSHLKTHQRTHIGEKPYKCAVCEKQFSTDSCLKIHQRRHTGEKPYSCTVCGKQFGTKGEIKIHERIHTGEKPYSCTVCGKQFGTNGDLNKHHRIHTGEKPYCCTVCGKNFRTNSALKTHWSIHTEEKSYKCEVCVKQFRTNSALKVHQRIHTGEKPYRCVVCAKQFISSCNLEQHQRIHTGEKPYSCTVCGKQFITNGNLKYHERIHVV; via the coding sequence aTATAAAGACCAGTGTGAACACCTGTTATGGAAGTCAGGTTCCTGGTTatcatgttataaaacaaaaaggtcataaagaagacataaaatcACTGAACAACAGTATTAGTGGAGAAACAAAATTAAGTGAAAATAACCTAACAACATGTAATATGTATCAAAGTTATGATAAACTATACAGATGtggaaaaacatttgataaactaaCACAACAAAAGAGGATACAGTCTGGAGAGAAATCATATCATTGTAcagtttgtggaaaacagtttgggaGAAACAGTCACTTAAAAACACACCAAAGAACACATATTGGAGAGAAACCCTACAAGTGTGCagtgtgtgaaaaacaatttagtACAGATAGTTGCTTAAAAATACATCAGAGAagacacactggagagaaaccttacagttgtacagtgtgtggaaaacaatttgGAACAAAgggtgaaataaaaatacatgaaagaatacacactggtgagaaaccttacagttgtacagtgtgtggaaaacagtttggaacaaatggtgatttaaataaacatcacagaatacacactggtgagaaaccttactGTTGTACAGTATGTGGAAAAAACTTTCGTACAAATAGTGCCTTAAAAACACATTGGAGTATACACACTGAGGAGAAATCTTACAAATGTGAAGTTTGTGTTAAACAGTTTAGAACAAACAGTGCATTAAAagtacatcaaagaatacacactggtgagaaaccttacagATGTGTAGTGTGTGCTAAACAGTTTATATCAAGCTGTAACTTAGAacaacatcaaagaatacacactggtgagaaaccttacagttgtacagtgtgtggaaaacagtttataacaaatgGTAACTTGAAATATCACGAAAGAATACATGTTGTGTAA